The Candidatus Binatus sp. genome includes a region encoding these proteins:
- a CDS encoding DUF4340 domain-containing protein, with the protein MRARPAILYTIVFFILLPIYFWIQPSIRPSTALEQKEESLLKLSAGIDAISISSGSESLRFQKTKDGKLYQLVAPPGKFVPHDLMDAMVSLLMNATSVEVVAENSNDLAQFGLDHPRSVITVEGSGQPQPIKLAFGNENPTHTAVYAQIEGIPKVFLLGENIEYYQALMFQWIEGKQGKNA; encoded by the coding sequence GTGAGAGCGCGTCCCGCAATCCTCTACACGATCGTCTTCTTCATCCTGTTGCCGATATATTTCTGGATTCAGCCGAGCATCAGGCCGTCGACCGCCCTGGAGCAGAAAGAAGAGAGCCTGTTGAAGCTCAGCGCCGGTATCGACGCGATCTCCATTTCGAGCGGATCGGAATCGCTGCGTTTTCAGAAGACCAAGGACGGCAAGCTCTACCAACTCGTCGCGCCGCCGGGAAAATTCGTCCCGCATGACCTGATGGACGCGATGGTGTCGCTGCTGATGAATGCGACGTCAGTCGAAGTGGTCGCGGAGAATTCAAACGACCTCGCGCAGTTTGGACTCGACCATCCCAGGTCCGTGATAACCGTCGAAGGGTCCGGCCAGCCACAGCCGATTAAGCTCGCCTTCGGCAATGAAAACCCCACGCATACCGCCGTCTACGCGCAGATCGAGGGAATCCCGAAAGTGTTTCTGCTCGGCGAGAATATCGAGTACTACCAAGCGCTGATGTTCCAGTGGATCGAGGGCAAGCAGGGCAAGAACGCCTAG
- a CDS encoding Gldg family protein, protein MDRPALKNSPTAERRSIWLNYAVLLYTAIAFAAVLFVANAIISTGNIRWDLTPSKRFSLSEFDKRVLGGLTHNVKVMAFVRTEDPAYLDLADLLFQAAAFTPRLTYQVIDVNKAPGLSREYGVSSYGEVVVESQGRRRDFDNARSDELIPAILQVSSAANKHIYFTIGHGERDLFNSDRTLGYSQWRGLLEQNNYQIDNVSLFASGVPEDARVVVSLGPRKDFLPEELAALARYLDHGGHYIAIIDPYGSPALVEFLKKYYLDFIPQVVVDPAYRLTAGEILTTQIPLRSEENPMSRSMSAPAVFSLGRGVMITGAVGASAPDDLRIAQEDKFLSSSHESWASNDPNALTTGITEYQAGRDIKGPIPVASEIDFAPASNPHIPVQQMTRLVGIGSSAFASNQFIEMLGNRDLAVSLINELAGDEMLIASRERLNKNETAAFYINDQEARHMLIFGSVVEPAILFLIAITVMVRRRFFA, encoded by the coding sequence GTGGACCGGCCGGCGCTAAAGAATTCGCCCACGGCCGAGCGCCGATCGATCTGGCTGAACTACGCGGTGCTGCTCTACACCGCGATCGCATTCGCCGCCGTGCTGTTCGTCGCCAATGCGATAATTTCTACCGGCAACATCCGATGGGACCTGACCCCGTCGAAACGGTTTTCGCTCTCGGAGTTCGACAAGCGCGTGCTCGGCGGACTGACGCACAACGTCAAGGTGATGGCGTTTGTGCGCACCGAGGATCCCGCCTACCTCGATCTCGCGGATTTGTTGTTCCAGGCGGCCGCCTTCACGCCGCGCCTGACCTACCAGGTGATCGACGTCAACAAGGCGCCCGGGCTGTCGCGCGAGTACGGCGTGTCGAGTTACGGCGAGGTGGTCGTGGAATCGCAGGGGCGGCGCCGCGACTTCGACAACGCGCGCTCCGACGAGCTAATCCCGGCGATCCTGCAAGTCTCGTCGGCAGCCAACAAGCACATCTATTTCACCATCGGGCACGGCGAGCGCGACCTGTTCAATTCCGATCGCACCCTGGGCTACTCGCAATGGCGCGGACTGCTCGAGCAGAACAACTATCAGATCGATAACGTGTCGCTGTTCGCCAGCGGCGTGCCCGAAGACGCCAGGGTGGTCGTGTCGCTTGGGCCGCGCAAGGATTTCCTGCCCGAAGAATTGGCCGCGCTGGCCAGGTACCTGGATCACGGCGGACATTACATCGCGATCATCGATCCCTATGGATCGCCGGCGCTGGTCGAGTTCCTGAAAAAATACTACCTCGATTTTATTCCGCAGGTCGTCGTCGATCCCGCGTATCGCCTGACCGCCGGCGAAATCCTCACCACGCAGATTCCGCTGCGCTCGGAAGAAAATCCGATGAGCCGCTCGATGTCCGCGCCGGCGGTATTCTCTTTGGGGCGCGGCGTGATGATAACCGGGGCGGTCGGCGCCAGCGCGCCCGATGACTTGAGGATCGCGCAAGAGGACAAGTTCCTCTCGTCGTCGCATGAGAGCTGGGCGTCGAACGATCCCAATGCATTGACCACCGGAATCACCGAGTACCAGGCGGGCCGCGATATCAAGGGGCCGATTCCGGTGGCCTCCGAAATTGACTTCGCTCCGGCATCAAATCCGCACATCCCGGTGCAGCAGATGACGCGGTTGGTGGGGATCGGCAGTTCGGCCTTCGCCTCGAACCAGTTTATCGAGATGCTGGGGAATCGTGACCTCGCGGTGAGCCTGATCAATGAGTTGGCGGGCGATGAGATGCTGATCGCGAGCCGCGAACGGCTCAATAAAAACGAGACCGCCGCCTTCTATATCAACGATCAAGAGGCGCGTCACATGCTGATTTTTGGATCGGTCGTCGAACCGGCCATCCTGTTTCTGATCGCAATCACGGTCATGGTGCGCAGGAGGTTTTTTGCGTGA
- a CDS encoding nitrile hydratase accessory protein gives MSTATTALNKLIEAARLDADHVFSAPWEARAFAIALKLSEAGHFSWDEFRDRLIAEVGASDRIRARDGTSDYGEYYEHFLHALERLLDEKGIAR, from the coding sequence ATGAGCACGGCAACGACAGCGCTGAACAAGTTGATCGAGGCGGCGCGGCTTGACGCCGATCACGTCTTCAGCGCGCCGTGGGAAGCGCGCGCATTTGCAATCGCGCTGAAACTTTCCGAGGCCGGGCATTTCAGCTGGGATGAATTTCGCGATCGCCTGATTGCCGAAGTTGGTGCGTCAGACCGAATCCGCGCCCGCGACGGCACTTCAGACTACGGCGAGTACTACGAGCATTTCCTGCACGCGCTGGAGCGTCTGCTCGACGAAAAGGGAATCGCGCGCTAG